From Camelina sativa cultivar DH55 chromosome 5, Cs, whole genome shotgun sequence:
TTATCACACCGAAAACAGATCAGAaccctttctttcttctctttggtctGATTCTGCTCTTTTCGGTTTGAAGAGTGATCCGGCTGATAACCTCTTTTTCTGCCTcgtcctctgtttcctctgccTCCTCGTCCGCGACCTCGACCCCTCGAGTTTCCAAAGTTTGGTTGATCTGTTCTCGCATACATGAGTTTGTCTTGAGTCTCATCCTGCTTGTGGCTACCAAGTGTCCTTTCTTCGTAAACCTTAAGCCTACCGATGATTTCTTCAAACCCAGTTGTATTGAGGTCAAGATCCTGTTCTAATGAAGCAACAATCTGTATGAATTTTTCTCTCAGCAGACCNGAAGCAACAATCTGTATGAATTTTTCTCTCGGCAGACTGCTCAAGAATTTCTTAACCTAAAGTGGCTCTTCTATTGGAACTCCTAGTGAAGTTGCTTTAGACGAGACTTGTGATAACTTGCTGGCAAAGTCATCAATTGTGTCTGACTCCGACATCGTCAACTTCTCGAAGTCAGCCATAAGAGTTTGCAGTCGAGCCTCCTTAACATGATCCGCTCCCAGGTTCCGGTTCTTGATCATGTTCCAAATATCTCTTGGAGTTTTCTGATCACCAACCTAAAGAATAAGAGATTCAGCTATGGATTGAAAGATCCAAGCCGTTGCAATATTGTTCTTGTCAGCATCGGTTGAACCTGGTTCAATTGTCTCCCACACCTTCTGTACGCGCAGCATAATCCTCATTCGCATAGCCCACACGGTATAATTTGTGGCAGTTAACATCGGACATTGTAGCGAAGAAGGAACACCCTCCTTGCGTGTTGTGTCAGCTACAATAATTGCTTCACCGTCTGCCATGGCTCGGCCGATGAACAAGTTTCAAGGATCGTCCTTccttgaagctctgataccaaataaagaGAACTAACAAGCTTTGaataaagaataactctctttattatgtttagaaactaactcaaaactaaacaccaaagctctcaatctctcataccTTTGATCACAACTCAATCAAAGATATTTATAGTCATAACACACCTTGTTATTCCTATTTTGATAATGGAAAACTTCTCTTTTTCTAATCCTATTACAATTGGAACTTTTCCTTTTACTCATATCTTGTCATTAACCGACTTGCTAATGATATCTTGGGCTTCAAGCTTTCAATCTTCTAGAAGCTTACTCCAACACCTGACGATCTTGTTATTCATATCTTGTCCTTCCTTACGACCAAGGAGGCTGCTTCaacatctcttctctcaaagaGGTGGTACAATCTGTTTGCACTTGTTCCTAGTCTTGACATCCATGACACTGTGTTTCCATATTCTGATTGCAAAAAAAGTCTGTCGAGCTTCATAGATTTTGTGGATAGAGTAATTGCATTGCAGGGTGATTCTCCCATTAAGAGATTTTCCCTCACGTGTCATGCTGGACGTGTTGGTCCATGTCGTATGAATAGTTGGATATCTAATGTGCTGCAGCGTGGTGTTTTGGACCTTGATCTTGATTCTGCCATCGATATGcatagtaaatattttttgccTCCAAATATCTTCCACAGTGGGACACTAATTGAGCTGAAAGTAAAAATTCATCATTACATGTGTCTTGAGCTGTTCACTGGCCGTGAAGAAACTTTCTTACCAATGCTTAAAACGCTCGTTTTAAAACTAGCTTATATTAGTATTGGCAAGATGGAGATATTTCTTCGTTCTGTCCCTGTGCTTGAAGAATTATCCATTGATGCTACTGTATGGATCGTGTGTGATGAAACCGTGTCAAGTGAAACCCTAAGGAAGCTAACTATCTATTCATACGGTTTTGAATACTTGTTGAGTCTGAAGAGCATTTCTTTTGATACTCCACGTCTGGTTTACTTTGACTATTCTGATTATGTTGCGGAGGACTATCCAAAAGTTAACTTGACAAATGTAGTTGAGGCTCTACTCAACCTTAGATTGACTGAAGACCAATATAGGCAAGCAAGAGCGGCAAGGGACGATCAGGATGATGTTCTTCTCCGTTTTCGAAATGTGTGGAAGCTCTTGAGTGGCTTAAGAGCTGTTCAGAAACTGTACTTATCTTGCTATACTCTCGAGGTTAgtgtatatttgtttttttttttaatatatattttgtttccacTGGTctcaatcaaaaccaaaacatccTCTACGAGATTCTGAAGCATTATATTATTagattcaaatttatattagccttaattaatgatataaatttCATATGCTACGAcgtttcactttttttttttaatgcacagTCAAAGGCCATCTTGATGTTTCAAGTATATTAGGTTTCAAATAGGGAAATCAAATCAATCCTTGAGATTTTGAAACAAGTATATATTGCACTTGTGTTCTTGTGTTATAATGTTGACTTTCGCTTGCCTTGTTTCAGGCGCTTTCTCTATGCTGTGAATCCATACCAGTGTTCAACAACCTCAAAGTGTTACGTATTAGCAGTTACAAGGACCAAGGCTGGCAAGCAATGCCGGTTCTCTTAATGAATTGTCCACTTTTAGAAACACTAGTCCTTGAGGTATAAACACAGCTAGCTCATTTGTTAAAATATCAAGatagtaataattaaaagatcATTCTTTCTAGATAACAAATagacatttttatttatctgaAATTTGTTATTTACACCAAAGGCAAAACTGATTTATATAGCTAGATAACAAAtagacacaacaacaaaatgagTTGTGTCTCTTCATATTTGCAACTCTTTAATGTAACAACACAAACTGCAAGTTAAAGACTGAAACGATGCAACTGTTAACCAAACTCAACTAAACATTCTCACCTTAATTGAGTTTTGGTCTAAAACCCTACTCGCATCTGTTTCCAACTTTGACTGAAACGATTATGGTTCTTTCTGACCACGTGAGCTTGGACACATCTTCTCTGTGATCTTCGTCACGTCTTCTCCCGTTGTTTATCCAACCTTCTTCCACTCACTTAATTTCTTTTAAGTGTAGtttcttcttgtttccttttgGTGTCCTCTTGATCACTACAACATCTCCATGACGTCTTACACAGTTACACGTGAATCTTTTTGTGCTTCTCGTGTCCTTTGTTCACCATAACGTCTTACGCGCGGTGAATATTCTCCACGTCTGAAACTTGTTATTTACATCACCATAACGTCTGCATAACAAGAATATGTTTGGTTGATCAGTTACAAACAATCTCCAATCCCGTTGGCTTCAACTGCTCACGGTTTCAGAGATTCCAGTTTATAGTAATATTTGTAAGTGTATTGTAGATAAATTGAATCAATGATGATCAACCTAATCCCTTTGGTCGTGCATGGTTAGGATTTAAAGAAAGTTGTTTGCTTATCACTTGTAAATTCTCCACTAGCTTGAGGAGAATATGTGTGATGGAATCGATCTAGCGAACATATACTAATCAAAAGGACATGACTAAATTGGGTCCCTCTTTGCCTACACAAAAGAATGTCTCAAGAAATTATTATACCCTCCAAAACCAAATCTGCTTTAATTATGTCTAGTAAATCATTTTACCActctaacaaaataatataccaAATTGTATTATCCAATTTGTCGACACTTTGGTATTGATTCGTAACAAGTGAATGTTCTAAACCAAATCATCTATTATGTACTTTTGCACTCATCCTTCATATTTTATAACTAGAGTATGTATTCTAATTGGTTTGTATTATAATGTCACCACTATATTATGCCGCGTTCAAATATGTTcgacttgaaaagaaaaaaatcacaactcGGTCCCCATAGTGATGAGCCTAATCAttcttgattattattttaaaaataaaacactatgaataagagaaaaatcaaaaaaacaaaagctcatttgaaaacaaacacaaagaaccccaaaagaacaaaaatatgagaagacactttctcttctctcttctctttttcttcttcttcctcttcttctactcatcatcctcctcaagATCTTCATCAGAATCTCATATCTTTATCTACGGTGGATGTTCACCGGAAAAATACACACCAAACACACCTTTTGAATCGAACCGCGACACTTTTCTCTCCTCTGTCGTCACTTCCTCCTCCGACGCCTCCTTCAACAGCTTTGCCGTCGGCAACGagtcctcctcctcttcttccgcCGTCTTTGGTCTCTATCAATGCCGTGACGATCTCCGATCATCAGACTGCTTAAAATGCATCCAAACCTCAGTCGATCAAATCACTCTCATATGTCCTTACTCTTTCGGTGCTTCTCTCCAGCTCGAAGGATGCTTCTTACGTTACGAAACCAACGATTTCCTTGGGAAACCAGACACGAGTCTTAGGTACAAGAAGTGTAGTTCCAAGAGCGTTGAGAATGACAACGACTTCTTTAAACGGAGAGACGATGTGTTGTCGGATCTTGAGTCGACTCGACTCGGTTACAAAGTTAGCCGGTCCGGTTTAGTCGAGGGATATGCTCAGTGTGTTGGTGACTTGAGTCCTAGTGACTGTACGGCTTGTCTTGCAGAGTCTGTCGGAAAGTTAAAGAATCTTTGTGGCTCGGCGATTGCAGCTGAGGTTTACTTAGCTCAGTGCTATGCTCGTTATTGGGGTTCTGGTTACTATGACTTCTCTTCAGGTCCgtccataaatttaaatattcctTTCATTTATATTGCTCTAATTACGTAACGTTTTAAGTTCCTTAATATTCATGGCGTATGCTTAATTAGTTAGTGCCATAATAATATAGTTTGAAATTGTAATGAAATTGTATAGTTTATATTTCCGCCGCTTATAATTGAGAAAATCACGAGTCTAGTCGCTTCTTGGTAGCACGACaaagctaaagaaatcataaaattatcctctctttttatgtttttcttccgCTGCAAAGACACCATTAAGTAttgaattatataaaattaagctTTTGAATGATTCGTTGGAAAATTCGAGTATCATGATTATAATATCATTGGTCAGAAAAGAATGTTTGTATTGCAAATACAATAAgattattcttttctttatagGCATAGCCACCCATGTCCCCATTTTTCaactttatttaatatattctttatagCTTTGATCAATACCACAAAGTCCAAAAGTCACTgcatctttaagaaaaaaaaaactaattcttAGCTTGATACTATGGGTCTTATCTCATCTTATGTACTTTGTCATCATATACTAAGAGATCTTTCTAAATTGTAATCATACTTTCGTAATCATAAAGATCCAACTCATGGAGATGACGCCGGGAAAACAATAGCGATCATTGTAGGAGTTATTGCTGGATTCGCAATTCTTGTTATTCTCCTCTCCCTCTGCAGAAACTCCATGCGTAAGTCTATATACTTAGTTACTTACTTGCCTAATCTATACTTAAATTCTCATAAtctcatattttattatgttgaTTTGCAGATTGATATAAAGAAGACACGATTTGGGATACATGCATGGTtgttatttttccttttattttgttgtaggAACACACATcccttactgatttttttttttttatcaaaaggaAACTATTAATGACTTATAATATATGGTTTAGTTTTGTGGAAGAATTAAATAGTTGAATAGTGTGACCCGTATTGTCTGCCTTAAAAAGATGATCACTAACTTTATTCCATTAGTTAGTGTAGTTTCTTCTAGGCTTATACCCACTTTCCTTAGCAGGCGCAATTATTCGATACTCAATACTTGGATGGTAAAATATGATAACATTCggatatataattattattatttcggACAACAACGTGATTCGATTTGAGTATCTATCTTTAGGCTTTAAAGGATTAAAGAGGTTCATTCAATCTTTTGGTTAGTGTTATTACGATCCGGGTCTACCCGGTTCTCATGGATCGCACCATATATTTCATTGGGCCATTAAATTAAGGGCTGGGATCCAGCATATTAAGCCGTGTAGCATAAAGTCTCAAATCTCAATGACTTTACAGTCTCGTCGGGTTTTCTCCTATCTGCCATTTATAAGCCAATGTAATCTCAATGACTTTATAAGAAACCACAGTCTTCATTCCTTTCAGGGAAGGTTTGTTTCACACAGAGTCCTCTAACAACACTATGTAACTTCATACGTGCAAGTTTgatttattcagattttttgTAACTCTGTTTCAGAACAGAGTCCTCtgtgatatatgtttttttttcattcggTGATTTCATTACCAAACCgtctctctcaagtctcaccCGCAAGATGTTTGGAACGATTCTTTTGCATAAAGCATTGATGTTTTTTTACTTGGTGATTTCATAAAAATCATTATTGTACCTTTCATGCTCTCACATACTACTATTACTGTCTCAAAATGTAAATGAgtacactaaaacaaaatatctacCAAAGAAACTAAACTAACAAGTGATGAAGAATACTTCCTTTAGAGGAAAGGAAAAACACAAGTGTTTACCACTGATCGGAGAATACATCAAAAGAAATGCTAACTGAGACTGAGTTGTGTTACACAAGTGTTGAATTTAGAAGAATGGTATTTAACTATCTTTGTCCAATGATCATAACAATCAGGATGTTGAACTTGTGAGGAAGAAAACACTGAAAGCTCTGTTCACAATGGTGCAACAACACCTCCAACGCATTGTTCTCGGACTCCTATAAAGTTTTTTGACTTAAGACTCGAGGAACTTTCCGTATATACATCTATCCCTTTCCTACACTCTTGAAAAAGCTTCTCTTAGCCTTCAGATTTCTGCCCGGATACAATCTCGTCTTGCTGCCTTACCTGCAATTCAAGTAGGTGGAGTTGAGAGCCAACAcacataataaaagaaaaacacaagcaaGTACTCACTCAAAGGAGCTTACGTTTTCAAAAAATAGAATCTCAGGTCGAATATGCAGTTCTCTGAATTTTCTGACAACACCATCCCAGTCTCCAATAACCTGGACAGCCAACATACATCACTCAGTCACAGATCGAGTAACTTGCTtgtcttttaccaaaaaaaaagtctaagcTCTTTTACCTCTTTCTCAGAACGAAAATGTCTGACCCATCCATTGTTTTCATAAGCTACACAGTTGTATCCATCTCCATGCGAGCAAACCTGTATGTATTAACATTGGAGTTGTTTCTCgtaacaaaatctttaatagGAAACCCAAATGGAACTGAACGAACTAGATAATTGACCCTTACCATTGAGACAAGACGGTATTTAGTGAATGCAGTGTCACCTTCGTATAGGTATATCGTTTTCATATCTATCTCAGTTGTCAGAACAGAAGTAGTATCGAATAACTCTCCTAGAGGCTCATCGTTCTCCCACTCAAGTGCTAAACAATACAAGAATAATTAAAAGGGTAAAAAATCTAGTGCATGATGCTAATGTGTAATGACCAATCTAACTTGAAAGCTTACCAATTGTGAAAACAGTTGGAAGTTTGTTTATCATACGTTGAACATAGTTTCTTTTCCCACATCCTTCCTTATCACAAGGCATCTTAAGATCTACCCTGATGATCTGAAGGATCTTATCGAATGTAAGATTCTCGAATAATGCCTGTGATAACCAAAAACGTTTCTAGCCTCAGTTTCAAGAAAGATAGGTTTCTTCTCATTTGCTTAAGAGATTTAaggacaacaaaacaaaaaaaaaatggacttGCCTTGACTTCTCTGAGTAAACCAGCATTGATGATCAGACCAAAAGAAGGTTCAACTGGATATTCCATACCCATCTTGCATCTATTGCAAATCTTTTTCGCCACTTCCTTCACTTCAAAGTGTGAATTCCAGCTAGGTAGATGCTCCAAGATGTTAAGAAACAGGTCACAAACACCATTTGCGTCCTGAAGAGTATATAAACATATGAATCTTGAGAAAAGAAGTAAATAACAACACACATAAGACacaaaaaggttttaaaagatgAGAGAAGAGACCAGAGGATGAGCGAGACTCAGTTTTTTGAGAAGGAAGATACGAAGTATGTCTTGTGGAAGAACAGATTCATCATCTGTGAGGTTGTGTTGTGCTTCTTGAACATAACTCATCAAAAAATCGctaaagaaaaccctaatcttccAAAGAGACTGCACAAAATCACAAACTTGGAAACAtgaatcaaaattaaacaaaaaaaagattcaggCGCTTGTTAAGTTgtgaaaaaatcaaaccttgaGTATCATATCAAAAGCTGAAACAGAAGTGGTgtttagtttcttctcttcaGATTCTTCTGCGGCTGAGTCTCTGGATGAGCACGAATTCTCAGAGAAAAATTTAAGGGAGAAGCATAAATTAAATTTACTCGGAGAGGATGACTACTTACGAAGAATCAATTGCTACAAGTTTCTTCACGTCTGATGGATCCATCTCCATGATGAGGCtggaattgaaaacaaaacGTTCCTCGAGAAAACAAGAATGGAGCTTTTCTTTCTCGAGAAAATGGGGTCAAGAgtgaagggaagaagaagaagaaagtgatcTATTATAACTATAAAAAAGGGGTCAGCAGAGTCAGTTGGGTGTTGTTCACGTGAGGGTCACGTGTTCTATTAAAGAATTGAGCGCGAAAACTCTTCCCACAAGTgtatcgtcgtcgtcgtcgtctcccATGGTATTGAGAACTTTCGTCGAACACTTGGTGGGCACATTGCAAGTCGAACACTTGGTGGGCACATTGTAAATTATATAGGGCAAGTTAAAGAAAGCTAAAGCTAACCTAATAGTAATTTTACATACGAGCCCTATCTCTTCTCTAATCGAATTGGAACCAATTGGCTAAATTTCTAACCTTTGCCAAATCCCAACAAGTATCCACCTTTTTCTATAAAAACTAAACATGGCAAGGAAATAAATCAAGCTAAGCTAAGCTAAGAAGAGATGAAG
This genomic window contains:
- the LOC104788352 gene encoding uncharacterized protein LOC104788352, with translation MEMDPSDVKKLVAIDSSDSAAEESEEKKLNTTSVSAFDMILKSLWKIRVFFSDFLMSYVQEAQHNLTDDESVLPQDILRIFLLKKLSLAHPLDANGVCDLFLNILEHLPSWNSHFEVKEVAKKICNRCKMGMEYPVEPSFGLIINAGLLREVKALFENLTFDKILQIIRVDLKMPCDKEGCGKRNYVQRMINKLPTVFTIALEWENDEPLGELFDTTSVLTTEIDMKTIYLYEGDTAFTKYRLVSMVCSHGDGYNCVAYENNGWVRHFRSEKEVIGDWDGVVRKFRELHIRPEILFFENVRQQDEIVSGQKSEG
- the LOC104789802 gene encoding putative F-box protein At3g58950, whose product is MEIFLRSVPVLEELSIDATVWIVCDETVSSETLRKLTIYSYGFEYLLSLKSISFDTPRLVYFDYSDYVAEDYPKVNLTNVVEALLNLRLTEDQYRQARAARDDQDDVLLRFRNVWKLLSGLRAVQKLYLSCYTLEALSLCCESIPVFNNLKVLRISSYKDQGWQAMPVLLMNCPLLETLVLEV
- the LOC104788351 gene encoding cysteine-rich repeat secretory protein 15; translated protein: MRRHFLFSLLFFFFFLFFYSSSSSRSSSESHIFIYGGCSPEKYTPNTPFESNRDTFLSSVVTSSSDASFNSFAVGNESSSSSSAVFGLYQCRDDLRSSDCLKCIQTSVDQITLICPYSFGASLQLEGCFLRYETNDFLGKPDTSLRYKKCSSKSVENDNDFFKRRDDVLSDLESTRLGYKVSRSGLVEGYAQCVGDLSPSDCTACLAESVGKLKNLCGSAIAAEVYLAQCYARYWGSGYYDFSSDPTHGDDAGKTIAIIVGVIAGFAILVILLSLCRNSMH